The Maylandia zebra isolate NMK-2024a linkage group LG4, Mzebra_GT3a, whole genome shotgun sequence genome segment aaaggagcccagagcaattgatctgatgtggtggcagaggctgtatcaagactaatgtaatctaatagataatttctatattggttagaattaagattatttttatttttccagttcatgaggactgttttcttggctatgcatagggcagtgaaaaccatatgggcgatattcttttctgaagtgacattatctaagctgcccaacaaacacactaagggggaagttggaatgttacatttcagacacttcgataagtcttcacatatctcgcgccaaaacttctgaactggtggacagaaccaaagagcgtggatataattgtccggtgaattggtttggcagtgtgagcagttgttggtagacgaaaagcccatcttgaacatccgatgacctgtatagtgcactctatgtaatattttgtattgaattaattgaagactgggatttctaattagatgaaaggtttttaagcaaatctgagaccagaagtttaggtctaagttaactgataaatccgcttcccattttgcaataggaagtgatattgattcatctgttttagaaagcattctgtatattttggatagtaatttggggggtttaagagtaagaaattgaaccacacttggtggtgtttgtagttcaacttgacccggtttaaatttcttttttactatggatttaatttgttgatattctaaaaatcttttcttgttgatcccatattgtgtaactagtccgtcaaatgaaataaattctgttccttctagtatatgttctaaatatttgattcctttatcactccaatctgaaaagtttatcatattattgttttgtaatatgtcagggttgttccagataggtgtacgtttgcatgggattaatgaagacgccgtcaattttagaaactcccaccatgctgtcagagaagagctgatgttgatgcttttaaagcattcatgtcgttggatgtttgagctgataaatggtaggtctgagatctctagattattgcagagtgcttgttctacatctagccaaggttcatctaagagggtgtgttttagccatcctgagataaactgaagcctgttggctaagaagtagtgctgaaagttaggcagttctagtcctcctttatccttggtcttttgtagtgtttttaagcttatacgtgggggtttatttttccaaaggaatttggacatacatgaatctagagatctgaaccaatcttgtggcggtttagttgggatcattgagaataaataatttaattttggtaagaccatcatttttatagcggcaacccttcccatgagtgatatgggtagacatttccatctagccagatcatcttctaccttctttaaaagtgggatatggtttaatttagttagatctgcaagcttgggagaaacattaatacctaaatattttatatttcccgattgcagtggtgtagaagaggaattatggaaggagcaattaatcggtaggactgtagattttgaccagttaattgagtaatctgatattcttgcaaaagagtttatcaattcaatcaccccagagatattggtttgtgaattttggagaaagagtaacacatcatccgcataaaggctgattttatgttccacgttcttgcattttatgcccttaattactgaattctgtctaattgctgctgctagtggttcaataaaaattgcaaatagtgaaggggagagtgggcatccctgcctggtgcccctcaagagacagaagctggaggatgtctggtcatttgttctaacacaagctgttggggaattatataatatttttaaccagtttatgaaagaggatccaaaaccaaatttgtgtaaagttgcaaatagaaatttccagttaactctgtcaaatgctttttctgcgtctaaagagaatattatagtttctaggtttttactgtatgagtagtctatcaaattaagtaatctacgtgtatttgttgatgagtgcctaccttttatgaaaccagtttggtcaggatgaattaagaggggggttattttctccagtctctttgagagagctttgcagattattttaaggtctacatttataagggatattggacgatagcttgagggatatacagggtctttgcctggttttagcaggagatagAAGACATTTGACAAGAGGGAAAAAGAGGGAACAGggaaaaaagacataaaaacatcaTTGCTTTTATAACACATTACtgctttggtttggtttggtttgtggATGCAATTCAtccaattagaaaaaaaaaaccctttcagAGGGTCTAGGGAcaattttttctttgtctgagaTCGAGTGCTAACATATTACGGTAGACTTAAAACCTTTCCCACCTAGCAGCCCCTGATGCTCCCTATGTTCTGAGTGGGTAGGTGGTATTGCTTTCCAAAGGCAAAGGAGGGGAATGTAATAATGATTATATGTCACTgtcaaccccccaaaaaagctgaaaatctttttttctatgtttaaaATTCTTATAATAacgataataacaataatatgtGTCTTTCCATAAAACTTCGACTCATCTTACACCTCTAGAAAATctaaaaacagaacattttgttttctcaaTATTGCAGTGTTAATGCTAAAacgaaagaaaaacacaaacattgaTCCAACTTCAATAAAGCACTAGGGGGAGCATAGATTCACAAACACTGGATTAGCCTCCAGCCAATAGTTACGCTCAGGAGATTATTCAAACAGCATCTATAAAAAGCTCTCCACTCCTTTCAATGTTACACTCAGAGGGTGGAAGTGAAGAGCACTTACAGATGAGATTTTTAACTACCTGTTGCATGCCATGGCAGTATTTTATCGGATACTTCTCCTGCTATCTGGTAAGGTGattatttactttaaaagaGAGCTCCACAGGGAAGCATAGTGAAAACTACACGCTTAAGAAGTTATTTCAAGAGGTAGTCAGTGCATGTTTGAGGGGAAAACTACCTGTGTTTACACAAGAACAGTGATTCAGTGAGCACTTGAAATGGAGCAAATTGTGTTGATTTTGCTGTAAAATAGTATGTGCTTGTCTGTGATTTTAAGCCTTAGGTATGGTGTTCAGGGAGAGTAACAGGAAAGTCAGTCCTCTGAGTACTGTTACCTATTGCAACGGACATCTGAACATTTCAATTCCAGCTACAGAAAGTTTCTTATATCCTAAATCCAATTTGCAGATAcattttacaatataaagccagcaaatagcagcacaaacgtctTTGCAACTCTTTAATGTATAATTTTATCAAGATTGTGTTGCATACCAAATCACTAAAGCATATATAGTACATGGACCGGTGTAGGGACAGAGAGATAACTTCTTTCCTTCtcttgtgttgtttgtgtctcTTTGCAGTGACTGTGGCCTCTGCGGCAACACGCAGATCGCAGCGGACAAAGCGAGGGTTACTTGAGTTGGCAGGAGCAATCAAATGCAGCACCGGGAGATCTGCTTTGGCTTATATGGTGTACGGATGCTACTGTGGTCTGGGCGGCCAAGGCTGGCCCAAGGACAGGGCAGACTGGTGAGGCAGCATTTATTATCACATTCCCTTAAGAACCTgacagaagaaaatacaaattgGTGAGGATAGTATATCTGGTCACCTGAAGATAGCGCACTCCAAAATGTAAACAGTCAGCTGACACTATATATAACCAACCTAGGCATTACACTTCGCAAAAAATATCCTTCCAAGTACTTAGGTCAAGTTTAGCCTTTCGTCGCAGGAGGAGGAAATAATGTGTACATATTATTTTCTCCTCCTAAATGCCGTTGGTTCTTCCCAGTCTATCCACATCCTGATGTGTACGCATAGTTTCCGCTTCTGAATGAGTCGAGTGAACCACAAATGCAGTGCGACGGGATGGAAGGAGGGAATGCTGTGTAAATTCAGCAGACTCACACGGTCCAATACTTACTCCAAAAATTCCACACCCAAATCCTAATTACCGTctccttcttttccttcttAACCACAAGACATCTCACCCCCTCAAGCCAGTTAACTTCTAACTATCTGTTGTGAAAACTCATGTGGTGATCCTGCCCTGCCTTTTAAATAGTCCTGGTGTGATTTAAACCACAGCCTTGCAACCACCCACCTACTGTTTTCTTTACCCTGCCTTTCCTAGATTGAGATCGGGCCGAGTTCAGTTTTCAAAATAATGGATTTATCATGTTGTTAATCTGTCTGTGTGCAGGTGCTGCCACAGACATGATTGCTGTTATGGAGATGCAGAACGTCTTGGCTGCTATACAAAATTGAGTCAGTATCGGTGGACCTGTGAGGACAAGACAGCTGAGTGTGGTATTGCGATTTCTatcattcttttgtttttctttttgcgaTCCATGATTTAAAGTTAAAACAGCTGATGCTCTTATTAATTCCATGGCTTTGAATTTTAGGATGTTCTTCACTAAGTCCAATTGTACTCAGATTGAGATCAGTACCAATATAAAATCTTCCTTTGCTACCCCTCAATGTCTCCTAGATGGATTCACAAAAGGCAGACAGATAGCTTTAGTGTAATCTTACTGACAAACAGTGGCAGAAGCACACAATTTTGAAAGGAATGCCCCAGCGGAGACCATTACTGACATTGCAGCGctgttatttattcattttattttgaaattggtGGTCAGATGGTCATCGCCCTTGATCACTCACTCTTATAATCAGCTTAACTGCCATGTGGGCACCTGCACCTTCATGTTTATGCCACAGAAAGGATGAGGCTGCTCATGCTTTCCCATAGTGAAACACAGAAAGCAAATAAGAAGACAGTTGATTGGAGAAAAGAAGGATTTATCCAGGATATCTTAATGGCATAAAGCACAGTATTTGCTTATCAAAAAGACCAGCTgtcaaaccccccccccccccccccccccccaaaaaaaaacaagacaaaacaaatattttagaaatctgtcaaaatccTGTCTTATCttaaaattgttttgttttttattaggcAAATAGGAAActgaattcatgtttttataccTAGCACACTGGGTTTCTCCTAGAGGTCAGAAATGAATCAAGCATATTATTCATTCACtaaatttttttctgtttagaaataactgtaatttggcatctgaatcaaaaaataataacatgGTTTTTGTATAACAGTAAACTTGGAATTTCGTGGATAACAgcaataattatattttcacataaaaaATCTAGTTTTGACTAAAGAACTTGCACTTACTGGCAGATTAACCATGacagaaatatataaaaaatgattttggtGATTACCAAGAGTATTAATTTAGGTCAGCTGTGTCATAAACCTTACTTCGAGTGTTGGTCTGCTAAATTTATTAAGCACTGTACATTATTAGGTTTAAACATGACCCAAATGGTATTTATAACTGGTTACTGAACTTCTCTAATTATAGACAAACtgctaaaaatgaaacaaaaatataGCTGGAGTTCTCCAAATGTTTGTATACGTAGCTATGAAACAGAAAAACGTAAAAAGAGATTCACAATGTTAATGAAAAattgactgaaaatgagtgaaaatccTGTTCTTCATTGCAGATAATTTGAAGGACCAATGCGAAAAGCTGCTGTGCAAGTGTGACAGAGATGCTGCCAAATGTTTGAGAAAAGCACCTTTCATTCGGAAATATGCACTATGGCCAGATTTTCTATGTGGCCATGAGCATCCTACATGCAATATTTACTGACACAATAAATACATCTTTATGTGTCTTATGTgccttttcttttaatatacGCAGCGTTACAGTAAGTCAGTCACTCTGcttttgcagaaattgttttaataaaaaacacaaaacgtaTTACAGTAAATGAACACCACCTATTTTCTTTCTCGAGTCAAATAGAGGGAACAATCAAATACTCAGACCTAACAATAGTACTTTTATTGGCTAGCATGTGTTACTGAACTGTGAAGTGGAGTGCCTGCTTCATAACAGTGAAGCTGACTCTATGCTTTGGGTGTGTTTTTGACTGGATTTCATTTActggagttaaaaaaaaaaaactccccaCACTTGAGCTAATGGTGAGggttgttttctttatatttaaaatctgCTCTGACACGACTTCCTCCACTTTTTTCCAAAGCCAGTGAGGGAAAAGTCTCAGCAGCAGCgccaaattttatttttgtatttattactgaaaaaaaaaattcaaacctCTTGCATGTTTACTTCcttttaaggttttaaaataTGGTCACAGTTGCATGTGTTTTCCTATGATGTGTACAGATTACCTCATAATCCCTAAATAGCTACCAAATGATTTTGCATGTGCAACGGCCTGAAGCCTCTATATCCACTTCCTGGATTCGCGGTTAGGAGAATGACTCAGCTGCGGCAATATTTGGTCTGTGATTTGATTGTTCATCTAAGGTATATAGTGACTCagtctttttatttctctcctccAGCTAATTTGAGATTGTTAGAATATTGCGTGCTTTATTTCTTAATTAATATACCTACCACAAGTACACACATCTGCATACCACACAGGTTACTGATTAAAAGATTtacatatttaattttaaatttttcttttcataaggGTTAAAGGTGATCTCAGGTGATTTTGTCTGGGTTGCCATTAGGAAACTTTGCTTGCAGAATCTTATTGTTTCTTCAATGGTTTCCTTTAGTCGCTGAAataaagaaacttttttttttttttacatcttcaGCCCTCTTCATAACAGGAGGCTATATGTAAATACACTGACACATTTGATATTCACCTGTAGATGGAGCCACATCCACAGCTACGCAGGCATCTTTACACATCCAAACAAAGCTCTTGTTAGTGCTTCATAATGATCAGTAACATGTCACTGACTCAATAAAGTATATTAACTAAAAAGCATTAATGTTTTATGTTCTCTTGGATCCACAACTGGTGTTCTGGTTTTGGGACCAATTTTAGATAAAAGGGGTAAAACTTTATTTCCTCTCTGATGTCCAGTAAAGAGTATCTCAGCCAGTAATCAAAGTAGCCAAAGCTTTCTTCAACGTTACTTGATCTGATGTTATCTGATATTACACTTCTGTAAGCTTGGTCAGGGAATTCACATAGGAAACACGTTTTCTTTGAATTAGTGCAGTTCAGTTGTGTGGGCTGAAATGGGAGATGACGCCAAAGTGCTCCACCCAAAGTCCCGGACTGGAACTAAGAATCTGGGTCACAGCCCAAAAACACTTGTGTGATTGTGTCCAGGCTTGGCCATGTGTAAACTCTGAGGTTAAAGAAGTCATCTCTATCCACCGCATGGCAGACAAAGTGACTCAAAATTCCActcttcttctttattttttccttttcattttcatctgtaaaaatgaaaagataaatactatGAAAAGCTTCGGTCGCACTGGTCTGGTTGCTACAGACGGTGAATGaatatgaataaatatgtaaaaataacaCTTTTAGCCATTATAAGTTTCTGAAGAACAAACATTTTATTCCGTTTctctttaaaacacattttagatACACTGTAAGTTTTAGGTAGTCATTACATTTAAACTGCCGAAAATAATGTTTCCTTTAGCGCATACAAATGCAAAACCTGGTCTTAGCTGACCCTATATTAGCATCTTGCAGAGCAATGTGGTCCTCTTGAAGAAATCGTGCATCGACTCATAGCATTTAAATCCCCAAAGGAGAGCTGACAGAATCTGCTCCATGCTAATTGCATTCTTTAATCAACTGTTTGGGTCCCCAACGGAGAGCCAGACGGCACGCAGTGAAGTCTGGCTTAAAGGGcgcaaaacataaacaacaaacaaatatgtGGATATGCCTTGCTAGACTGGAGGCTATCCACATGCTATGTCAGATGATTTTGTATTCATCTAATTCAGTGATGATACTGAAGGACTTTGATTTCCATAATACAATTACCAACTGAGATCCGAATGTAAGAGCAGGTTGAATGGGTCACTTTCTCTTGCCTTCACTGTATAAAAATCTCTTTTGAAAGCAGAGTATACAGCCCACAAGGAAATCAATGTGAGCGCAGCCTAGACCTGCTGCCAGTCTGCCACGTGCTACTGATTCCTTtgttctcctcctcctgttttACTCCTGTTATACTCCATTTgtggtgtttttcttctttctaagGCTTAAATTGCAGAGGGCAGAAAATGAATTCAAGGGGATTCTATTACAGAGATGATACAGCTCTTCACATGGATTATtcacaaaaataataatgtttataaTTAGGGAAAAGTAGAATCTGTAGAAATCTTAACAGTCCCTTTGTAATAACAACCTGCTACTTAAATACCATGTGTCATTATATAAGCAACAAGTAGCTGAATTTATTCAAGTTTCAGCTTGGGGTGGCACTTTTTATATTTGGAAATACAGCCCTGACTCAGCCCTTTTAAACTAATGAATGACTCTGTGATTCTGTGTGAAGACGCATTTTCAAAGTATTTTCCTCCATGTTTCTCCACACAGCCTCCACCTGTGACGGAAAACTCTAGAGGGAAAAGCGATAAACATCTGTCATTAGGCAGTCCAGAGGCTATTTGAGCTTACTAAGTGTCTTGGTTGTAGTATCTTACTTACTATATTAGGATTTTAAAAGCTGCTGTGAAAGCCAAAGCTATTTTGAAGGCGATAATTGCTTTTCTGATCTCATAGGCACTAAGGTGAGACTGTGTCATTATGCGTACATGCTGGTATATGTCATCTTGGGTGACTAGTATAGATCTTGAGCTGAATCTTGAATTAAAAGCATTAAGCACAAGGTTGAAGGCAACAAATCTTAGGATGGAAAAAACGCCCACAGCATTATATACTTGGATGGATGTAAGTAAAAACTCATCTTAGAAAATTTGTCGTAAACATGTTCCTGAAAACTTCTGCTCATAGAGTCAAAAAGACATTTCCACTTCACAATCATGACAAGAAAACCTTCCAGAACCAGTGAATTTGCCATGTGATATTTTTTAGTGACAAAGGTGCTGATTTAGGACCAAGGAAGTGTAGCACTGAGTCTCAGTGATTGTAGCCAGAGTCTGAAAATCAGCCGTCAGCGGTGTGTTGTCAACATCACTGATTAAAGCTTTTGCAAAGCACTGCAGCATTTTCCAGTTGTTTTCCTTCTATCACCTCTCATTTCACAAAGGGTCACTTCAGCACACAGAACGTGATTGCAATGCAACATGAACCAGATATGAATCATTGATGCTGCAACACGAAGCGTTACCCAGGAAACTGCACTAGTCTACCATCAGTGGTATGTTTGCAGagcataaaaaatacaaatatatatttttgagcTAATGAAATGTTTTTGGGGAATAAAATGTACACTCGTGATGTCATAATAGTGTTCAATAAGAAAATGTGGATCTCTGCTAGAGCTGTTTAAACACATGGGTAAATATGCAAATCTACTACAGATTTTTCCATTTCCATGTAATCTTCATCCATGGCTCTTTGCAGTTATGCCTTGCATTGAAATGAGTTCTCATGATACTGATTGCGCCAGTAATTTGATCTTATCCCAAAATTCAAATTAGAAGGTGTGATGTCTCTATACACATAGAGACATCACACCTTGTCCAGTTACTTTTGAGCCTTTATACATTTTTGAATGCTCAAAAGTAACTGGACAAGctaatataattttaaatataacgGGCTATATTTAAGTACTCAATGACTGTCTGAAATGTAGAATCCATAGACTTGACTAAATGCTGCATTTACTTCCTTGAGATGCTCTGCTAGGCCTTTACTCCAGCCTCCTgcagttgctgcttgtttgttgCTCTCTCTGCCTTTGTCTTTGGTTTTGTCTTCAGTACATGAGAACAATGTGATATTGAGTTCAGACCAAGTGACTGGCTTGACTATTGAAGAATATCCTGTTTCTCTGTCCTTagaaactcttgggttgcttACGCGATATGTAAGTATAGTCTTTTATAATTAAGAATTTGATTGCACGACCTGTTCCCATGAACAGATGCCAAGTACCTTTTATCTGCTTGTAATGGAATTACAAAGTACCAGGTCTCATTTGTCAGTCAAATATCAAaacctttttgaaaaatatgtatttaaatTCTTAAACATTCAATACAATACTTTCATCAATGCATTATTTGAAATAGATGAAAATATGCACACCTcgattgtttcatttaaaatttgccgtggtgatgtaaacaacatgtccaaatatttatggaccttTTATCTATATAGGAAAGAGGGTGGATTCTGAATACATTTTGTAACAAATTGAATTTAATTCTGTCTCAGAGCTGATCACAGTGCTATGTGACCAACATGTGTTTCATTGAGAATTATTGAGCAGATATGGGGTACAGAATTTCAAATTTCATAATGTTGAACTGCTATTTTAgtttataaatgacaaaaaaacatatttttttagttATCAAGCTCAAGCCAAGTattatttgtacagtatttTCAATGTATGACAAGACATTAATGCAAGTATTCAACATCCTGGATTACAGTGGCTAATTTTCTAGCTATATACTGtttgaaaaataatgaaaaaggtCCCAAATGCAATTACTCTCACAAAAGTTAAcgtttaaaagtaattaatactACAAAAGGCACGGACGGGGTTCGAACCCGCGATCTTCGGTTTACGAGACCGACGCCTTACCACTTGGCCACC includes the following:
- the pla2g10 gene encoding group 10 secretory phospholipase A2, whose translation is MAVFYRILLLLSVTVASAATRRSQRTKRGLLELAGAIKCSTGRSALAYMVYGCYCGLGGQGWPKDRADWCCHRHDCCYGDAERLGCYTKLSQYRWTCEDKTAECDNLKDQCEKLLCKCDRDAAKCLRKAPFIRKYALWPDFLCGHEHPTCNIY